The genomic window GTTGCTGGATGGCTATTAGTCATAGAATTTATTTTTACATTAGCGATGGCGCTAAAGTGTTACCCATTGCAACCAGGTGGTCTGTTGGCAATAGAAGCTGTGATTATTGGCATGACAACACCAAAGCAAATCTCTCATGAAATCAGCAATAATTTAGAAGTAATTCTATTGTTGATCTTTATGGTGGCGGGTATCTATTTTATGAAGCAACTATTACTGTTTGCTTTTACTAAATTATTGTTAACTATCCGCTCAAAGCGTGCACTATCTCTTGCATTTTGTTTGGCAAGTGCATTTTTATCTGCTTTTTTAGATGCTTTAACCGTGATTGCGGTTGTCATCAGCGTATCGGTAGGGTTCTACGCGATTAACCACCAATATGTATCCAGCCAAAATAGTCACATCGACCTACTTAATGATAGCGCAATTGATACACTGGAAAAGAAACAGACTCTGGAGCAGTTTCGGGCATTTTTACGCAGTTTAATGATGCATGCTGGTATAGGTACGGCATTAGGCGGTGTTATGACAATGGTTGGTGAGCCTCAAAACCTCATTATTGCTAAACATGCCAACTGGGATTTTATCTCATTTTTCCTTCGAATGGCGCCGATTACCCTACCTGTTTTAGTCTGCGGTTTAGCCACCTGTTTTATTGTAGAGAAATTTAAACTGTTTGGTTATGGAGCAGAGCTTCCTAATACTGTACGACAAGTGTTAGTCGCCAAAGATACAGAAAATAGTGCAAAACGAACCCCAAAAGAGAAAGCACAATTGATTGTGCAAGCCTTAATCGGGATTTGGTTGATTATTGCGTTAGCCTTTCATCTCGCGGATGTAGGTATAATTGGATTGTCGGTCATTATTCTTACCACCGCATTTTGCGGTATCACGGAAGAACATGCTTTAGGAAAAGCATTTGAAGAAGCATTACCTTTTACTGCTTTACTCACTGTCTTTTTCTCTATTGTTGCCGTCATTATTGATCAACAACTTTTCACACCGTTTATTCAGTTTGTCCTTCAATCATCAGAAGCTTCTCAACTATCACTTTTTTACTTGTTTAATGGCTTATTGTCATCTGTGTCAGATAATGTTTTTGTCGGAACAGTCTATATCAATGAAGCATTAAAAGCAGTGAATGAAGGGCTGATATCTTACAACCAATATGAGCTATTAGCCGTTGCTATCAATACAGGAACTAACCTTCCCTCTGTTGCAACACCAAATGGCCAAGCCGCTTTCTTATTCTTACTGACCTCTGCATTATCGCCACTTATTCGCCTCTCTTATGGACGTATGGTTTGGATGGCCTTACCTTATACAATTGTGATGACGTTAGTGGGATTAATTGGGGTTGAATTTTGGTTAGTTCCAGTTACCCATTGGATGGAAGGGCTTGGCTGGATTGTTCTACCTTAGATGATTACCCATTCAACGAGTGATTATCTTATGTACTGTTCCGGTAGCACTTAAAATACTCACATCGGTTTGTAATTTTAAGTAAAACAGCATCGAAATAGGCATAATTATTTGTGTACACCTTTTTTTGTCCAACAGATCGGGGCAAAATAAGAACACCATTAACTTAGGGAATAACAAAAAGTATGTTCAGGTTTTTTAACAAATGCTCACAAGGACGAAGTGCATGGCTTTTAATGGCCTTAATTGCATTTATACTTGAATGCACAGCGCTCTACTTTCAACATGTGATGAAAATGCAACCTTGCGTCATGTGTATTTATGAGCGTATTGCCTTGTTTGGCATTATGATTGCTGGATTGATTGGTGCAATTGCACCTCGCAACATGATTATTCGCTGGCTCGCTATTATAATCTGGTTATATGCTGCATGGCGTGGATTAGAACTTGCATGGGAACACACCATGATCCAACTCTATCCATCTCCATTCAATACCTGTGATTTCTTTGTCAATTTCCCTGAATGGCTTCCATTAAATCAATGGGTACCTGCTGTTTTTGAAGCAACCGGTGATTGTTCAGTGAGACAATGGGATTTTCTGGGTATGGATATGCCGCAATGGCTGATTGGTGTTTATGCCGTGTATTTCATTGTTGGTATTATCGTTGTCATTAGTCAGTTCTTCTCATCACAACGTCAATAATCATGATATGGGCGGATATCATTCCGCCCATTTATTGAATTGTCAAAAAGCTAAATACAAGCGCCTGAACGGATCACATCTGCAGAGCAACGTTTTCCATTAGCAAATTGGCAAACCGCAGTTTGGCTACCATTCAGCTCTAAGTTTAATGTAGGCAAACCACCTGCTGAAACACAAGCTTCTTGTGAGCCTGGTCCTAAATTGACTAATTGTTGCGCATATTGAGAAGCAGAATGATTAACTTGAGTCATCTTCGTATTATTTGAGCTTCCACAGCCTGATAAAATCAACATAGCCACAATACCTAAACTTCCTAAAAAAGTAGAATGCAACAAATGACTTATTTTCAAATTCATCACTCTCTCCGTTTATGCGTAATTCTATTAACTAAATTAATGCGTACTACTTTTAGAAAATAGATTAATAACCAAAACCCCAACAATGATTAATAACATACCCATTATTGCTGGAAAATCGAGCTTTTGTTGGTAAATAAATATAGCAGCCACGGAAACTAATACAATACCTAAACCTGACCAAATTGCATATGCAATACCTAATGGCATCACTTTTACCACTTGAGATAAACCCCAAAAAGAGACAGCATAACCAATGATGACAATTAATGATGGCCAAAAACGACTAAACCCATCTGACGCTTTCAACGTAGTTGTTGCAATAACTTCAGCAATAATTGACATCAATAAAAAACCAAGACCTTTCATTAATCACCTTCACAGTCCAATAATATCGTTAATTTAATATTTTATTTTAAGATTAAAGCCATGCTACATGCGAATTGTTATTATCATACATATAGCAAAATTAGCCTCATTCTGGTAATGAGGCCAGAGATTAATAATGCCTATTAGTGAAGTGATGAACCCGTTTGTATTTTATCTGTAAAAGATGTTTTATAACGTCTAAATATATAAATACACCAAATTAAGGAAATAAAGGCTAACACAGAACCAACATAGCCAATATCATTCATTCCTAAATGAACAATGACTTGATTGCCTAATAAAGCACCACCACCAATACCAAGATTAAAAATTCCAGAATAAATAGCCATAGAAAGGTCAGTTGCATCTGGTGATAAATCAATTACTTTTACTTGCATTCCTAACCCAACACACATTATGGCTATTCCCCAGAATATACATAAGCTCACCAAAGAGCCTACATGACTACCCACTGGCA from Providencia sneebia DSM 19967 includes these protein-coding regions:
- the nhaB gene encoding sodium/proton antiporter NhaB; the encoded protein is MGFSLKKAILKNFLGNSPDWYKLAIIVFLIINPIVFYFISPFVAGWLLVIEFIFTLAMALKCYPLQPGGLLAIEAVIIGMTTPKQISHEISNNLEVILLLIFMVAGIYFMKQLLLFAFTKLLLTIRSKRALSLAFCLASAFLSAFLDALTVIAVVISVSVGFYAINHQYVSSQNSHIDLLNDSAIDTLEKKQTLEQFRAFLRSLMMHAGIGTALGGVMTMVGEPQNLIIAKHANWDFISFFLRMAPITLPVLVCGLATCFIVEKFKLFGYGAELPNTVRQVLVAKDTENSAKRTPKEKAQLIVQALIGIWLIIALAFHLADVGIIGLSVIILTTAFCGITEEHALGKAFEEALPFTALLTVFFSIVAVIIDQQLFTPFIQFVLQSSEASQLSLFYLFNGLLSSVSDNVFVGTVYINEALKAVNEGLISYNQYELLAVAINTGTNLPSVATPNGQAAFLFLLTSALSPLIRLSYGRMVWMALPYTIVMTLVGLIGVEFWLVPVTHWMEGLGWIVLP
- the dsbB gene encoding disulfide bond formation protein DsbB, which produces MFRFFNKCSQGRSAWLLMALIAFILECTALYFQHVMKMQPCVMCIYERIALFGIMIAGLIGAIAPRNMIIRWLAIIIWLYAAWRGLELAWEHTMIQLYPSPFNTCDFFVNFPEWLPLNQWVPAVFEATGDCSVRQWDFLGMDMPQWLIGVYAVYFIVGIIVVISQFFSSQRQ
- a CDS encoding DUF333 domain-containing protein is translated as MNLKISHLLHSTFLGSLGIVAMLILSGCGSSNNTKMTQVNHSASQYAQQLVNLGPGSQEACVSAGGLPTLNLELNGSQTAVCQFANGKRCSADVIRSGACI
- a CDS encoding DMT family transporter; the protein is MKGLGFLLMSIIAEVIATTTLKASDGFSRFWPSLIVIIGYAVSFWGLSQVVKVMPLGIAYAIWSGLGIVLVSVAAIFIYQQKLDFPAIMGMLLIIVGVLVINLFSKSSTH